From Electrophorus electricus isolate fEleEle1 chromosome 8, fEleEle1.pri, whole genome shotgun sequence, the proteins below share one genomic window:
- the nxph1 gene encoding neurexophilin-1, giving the protein MRAMCWCAVFLLTPTVYLVSNVHGSIPGKSELLKSGIPKSTLKHIWTESSKDLSISRLLSQTLQGKENATALDLRYDTPEPYSEQDLWDWLRNTTDLQDSRPRAKRRPMVKTGKFKKMFGWGDFHSNIKTVKLNLLITGKIVDHGNGTFSVYFRHNSTGQGNVSVSLVPPTKIVEFDLTAQQSVIDAKDSKSFNCRIEYEKVEKGSKNMLCNFDPSKTCFQEQTQSHVSWLCSKPFKVICIYISFYSTDYKLVQKVCPDYNYHSDTPYFPSG; this is encoded by the exons ATGCGGGCTATGTGTTGGTGCGCCGTCTTTCTCCTCACACCAACGGTGTACCTG GTTTCAAATGTTCATGGTTCCATCCCGGGGAAATCAGAGTTACTCAAGTCAGGGATCCCCAAATCAACGTTAAAGCACATATGGACAGAGAGCAGTAAGGACTTGTCCATTAGTCGGCTGCTGTCACAGACTCTGCAGGGGAAGGAGAATGCCACAGCTCTGGACCTGCGCTATGACACGCCTGAGCCCTACTCAGAGCAGGACCTCTGGGACTGGCTGAGGAACACCACTGACCTGCAGGACTCTCGGCCTCGAGCCAAGCGGCGGCCCATGGTCAAGACAGGCAAGTTCAAGAAAATGTTTGGCTGGGGAGACTTCCACTCCAATATCAAGACAGTTAAGCTCAACCTCCTCATTACTGGCAAAATCGTCGACCATGGCAACGGCACCTTCAGCGTCTACTTCCGGCACAACTCAACGGGCCAGGGTAACGTGTCTGTCAGCCTGGTTCCGCCCACCAAGATTGTAGAGTTTGATTTGACAGCACAGCAGTCTGTCATTGACGCCAAGGACTCCAAGTCCTTCAACTGTCGCATtgaatatgaaaaagtagaGAAGGGCTCAAAGAACATGCTCTGCAACTTCGACCCATCCAAGACATGCTTCCAGGAGCAGACCCAGAGCCACGTCTCCTGGCTTTGCTCAAAGCCCTTCAAAGTCATCTGCATCTACATCTCCTTCTACAGCACCGACTACAAGCTGGTGCAGAAAGTCTGCCCAGACTATAATTACCACAGTGACACTCCCTACTTCCCTTCTGGCTGA